In the genome of Halalkalicoccus subterraneus, one region contains:
- a CDS encoding diol dehydratase small subunit — MSNSDEIEYPLSDNPEQVETPNGTALSEITLDAVVDGDIDGDDIAISPDTLEKQAQVAEQEGRPQLAENFRRAAELTAIPDERILEIYNALRPSGADKETLEGMADELETEYDAQINAALVREAIEVYEKRGVV, encoded by the coding sequence ATGAGCAACTCAGACGAGATCGAATACCCGCTGTCCGACAACCCGGAACAGGTCGAAACGCCGAACGGAACGGCGCTTTCGGAGATCACGCTCGATGCGGTCGTCGACGGCGATATCGACGGCGACGACATCGCGATTTCACCGGACACCCTCGAAAAGCAAGCACAAGTAGCCGAACAGGAAGGACGGCCACAGCTCGCGGAAAACTTCCGCCGAGCGGCCGAGCTGACGGCGATTCCCGACGAGCGGATTCTCGAGATCTACAACGCACTGCGACCCAGTGGGGCGGACAAGGAGACGCTCGAAGGGATGGCCGACGAACTCGAAACCGAGTACGACGCCCAGATCAACGCCGCGCTGGTTCGAGAGGCGATCGAGGTGTACGAAAAGCGCGGCGTCGTCTGA
- a CDS encoding glycosyltransferase has protein sequence MRIGFFTDSYFPEIDGVTYTIDLWRERLEDAGHEVSVVYPDGDYDPDEREYPVASLPNPFYAGYNVPLFRRPSTLPELDIVHCHGPASVGLLGRYYAYKHDLPSIYTHHTPLEEYFHQSLGSRCAAWPLKKAYVPLENAFLRSFDVVTASTERIDRDVDHVKLPVGIDMDFFQSAEEDWYPDRTVIGYSGRLSMEKNVSELLRLADRLPEYDFVIVGEGPFRESLEREAPGNVQLRSFLPREQLPVFYSSIDVFVTASTADTLGLSTLEANACGTPVAAVDAPPFDRTIEPENGERFEPGDVTSMIDCVERCLESDKPTRAAVERYSADRTIDLLESLYSSIAPSHSRSTDGGSGPVVERETLFDHPASLARRVRDLRENAD, from the coding sequence ATGCGGATCGGCTTTTTCACCGACAGCTACTTCCCGGAGATCGACGGCGTGACCTACACCATCGACCTCTGGCGCGAACGGCTGGAGGACGCCGGCCACGAGGTGTCCGTCGTCTATCCCGACGGCGATTACGACCCCGACGAGCGCGAGTACCCCGTCGCGTCGCTGCCGAACCCCTTCTATGCCGGTTACAACGTCCCGCTGTTCAGACGCCCCTCGACGCTACCCGAACTCGATATCGTCCACTGTCACGGACCGGCTTCGGTCGGGCTACTGGGGCGCTATTACGCTTACAAACACGATCTACCGTCGATCTACACGCATCACACACCCCTCGAGGAGTACTTCCACCAGAGCCTCGGCTCGCGGTGTGCGGCGTGGCCGTTGAAAAAGGCCTACGTCCCGCTGGAGAACGCCTTCCTGCGTAGTTTCGATGTGGTGACCGCCTCGACCGAGCGGATCGACCGTGACGTCGACCACGTGAAACTGCCCGTCGGGATCGACATGGACTTCTTCCAGTCTGCCGAGGAGGACTGGTATCCGGATCGGACCGTGATCGGCTACAGCGGTCGTCTCAGTATGGAGAAAAACGTCAGCGAGCTCCTTCGCCTCGCCGACCGACTGCCGGAGTACGACTTCGTCATCGTCGGCGAAGGGCCCTTCAGGGAGTCCCTCGAACGCGAGGCCCCGGGGAACGTCCAGCTCCGATCGTTCCTTCCGCGCGAGCAACTGCCGGTCTTTTACAGCTCCATCGACGTCTTCGTCACCGCTTCGACCGCCGACACGCTCGGGCTCTCAACGCTGGAGGCGAACGCCTGTGGGACCCCGGTCGCCGCGGTCGACGCCCCGCCGTTCGACCGCACGATCGAACCCGAAAACGGCGAGCGCTTCGAGCCGGGCGACGTGACCTCGATGATCGACTGCGTCGAGCGGTGTCTCGAATCGGACAAGCCGACCCGTGCGGCCGTCGAACGCTACTCGGCCGACCGGACCATCGACCTCCTTGAGTCCCTTTACTCGAGCATCGCGCCCTCACATTCCCGGTCGACCGACGGCGGTTCGGGTCCGGTCGTCGAACGCGAGACGCTGTTCGATCATCCGGCCTCGCTCGCCCGGCGCGTTCGAGATCTCCGGGAAAACGCCGATTAA
- a CDS encoding sulfatase-like hydrolase/transferase produces the protein MSSVALVVLDTVRKDAFDQQFGWLSGRRFDHAWSTAKWTMPAHASLFTGKYASEVGVNARSEGLDCPDSTLAERLSAAGYTTRAFSANLMASPVFGFDRGFDSFDGTWRVNANSKGLSGWRELLQNGRSGIDRYLAFLKLATSGQYRIGPSIAAGLLRRLSDSTWLPDGGARNRDDGATTLLDSLQQDVYSDADFLFVNLMEAHAPYAPPKPYRTSGDPSYDEVAATLTSHEPDARIIREAYDGSVRYLSDRYRQIFAALKRRFEYVITLGDHGELFGEHGSWRHLHGVYPELTHVPLVISGAGLSGTCSKTVSLLDVHRTILDLLHVDGSSRGQVLLEEVEDRPAFVEYEGLRTARIEMMREAGYSEQLIRSYDRPLAGLAMDGGYYGYETLDGWTEHGTPPESVSDPHEQLRAFRSSLPTRSTPDRTATDVSEAVQARLEDLGYA, from the coding sequence ATGAGTAGTGTCGCGCTCGTAGTTCTGGATACGGTCCGAAAGGACGCGTTCGACCAGCAGTTCGGCTGGCTGTCGGGTCGTCGGTTCGACCACGCCTGGTCGACGGCCAAGTGGACGATGCCCGCACACGCGTCGTTGTTCACGGGCAAGTACGCGAGCGAAGTCGGGGTCAACGCCAGATCGGAGGGACTCGACTGTCCGGACTCGACGCTCGCAGAGCGCCTCAGTGCGGCGGGCTACACGACGCGTGCGTTCAGCGCGAACCTCATGGCGTCACCGGTGTTCGGTTTCGATCGCGGGTTCGACTCGTTCGATGGGACCTGGCGGGTCAATGCCAACAGCAAGGGCCTGTCCGGCTGGCGCGAACTCCTTCAAAACGGCCGTTCGGGCATCGACAGGTATCTCGCGTTTCTGAAGCTGGCCACGAGCGGCCAGTATCGCATCGGGCCCTCGATCGCAGCCGGACTGCTCAGACGGCTCTCGGACAGTACGTGGCTTCCCGACGGCGGCGCTCGGAACCGGGACGATGGGGCGACGACGCTGCTTGACTCCCTACAGCAAGATGTCTATTCGGACGCGGATTTTCTCTTCGTGAACCTGATGGAAGCCCACGCACCGTACGCGCCGCCGAAGCCCTACCGAACGAGCGGCGATCCCTCATACGACGAGGTCGCGGCGACGCTGACGAGTCACGAACCCGACGCTCGTATCATACGAGAGGCGTACGACGGCTCGGTCCGGTATCTCTCCGACCGGTATCGCCAGATATTCGCCGCCCTCAAGCGACGTTTCGAGTACGTCATCACGCTTGGCGATCACGGGGAGCTGTTCGGCGAACACGGGAGTTGGCGCCACCTTCACGGCGTCTATCCTGAGTTGACGCACGTTCCGCTCGTGATCTCCGGGGCGGGGCTCTCCGGGACCTGTTCGAAGACGGTGAGCCTTCTCGACGTCCATCGCACGATACTCGACTTGCTGCACGTCGACGGCTCGTCCCGTGGGCAGGTCCTGCTCGAGGAGGTCGAGGATCGACCGGCGTTCGTCGAGTACGAGGGGCTTCGGACGGCTCGCATCGAGATGATGCGCGAGGCCGGCTACTCCGAGCAGCTGATCCGGTCGTACGACCGCCCGTTAGCCGGCCTCGCGATGGACGGTGGCTACTACGGCTACGAAACGCTCGATGGATGGACGGAACACGGAACCCCACCCGAGAGCGTGAGTGATCCACACGAACAGCTACGAGCGTTTCGCTCGTCGCTCCCGACCCGTTCGACGCCCGATCGAACGGCCACTGACGTGTCCGAGGCGGTCCAAGCGCGGCTTGAGGACCTCGGCTACGCGTGA
- a CDS encoding glycerol dehydratase reactivase beta/small subunit family protein, translating into MSDTRTQSAADEAVPRIHIRYVGEEPSTLEYIEHGIEEEGVPWRTHAVEEDEDSPDEPSRELAFRAASESGLKIGIGIDRDARHTLHHARLPPEEPVQRARVETDSQARAVGANAARLAKRMPLEPIEEDSENRERE; encoded by the coding sequence GTGAGCGACACTCGAACACAGTCGGCAGCCGACGAGGCCGTCCCGCGAATTCACATTCGCTATGTGGGCGAGGAACCGTCCACGCTCGAGTACATCGAACACGGCATCGAAGAGGAGGGCGTTCCGTGGCGGACACACGCAGTGGAAGAGGACGAAGACAGTCCCGACGAGCCGTCCCGCGAACTGGCGTTCCGAGCGGCCTCGGAGTCAGGATTGAAGATCGGGATCGGGATCGACCGAGACGCCAGACACACGCTTCATCACGCCCGGCTCCCACCCGAGGAGCCGGTACAGCGTGCTCGCGTCGAAACGGACTCGCAAGCGAGAGCGGTCGGGGCGAACGCCGCGCGGTTAGCAAAGCGCATGCCCCTCGAACCGATCGAGGAGGACTCCGAGAACCGCGAACGCGAGTAA
- a CDS encoding DoxX family protein: protein MTTTPPKSDVNVFESNIAGITLRGRAHSLSAWFVLALRLMMGFAFLYAGLDKLLGAEPFSAQGYLLGAVPANGGPLVDLFVWMGETGWMLTILDIAVPFGQVAIGLGLLVGAFTRLAAFFGAFMMVMFYFANWDVAHGLINGDFAYMLVFLAVAAFGAGRILGLDAIIERYEIDGTPLIEKYPKLDYVLG from the coding sequence ATGACGACCACACCCCCCAAATCGGACGTGAACGTCTTCGAGAGCAACATCGCCGGAATCACCCTTCGGGGGCGGGCACACAGCCTGAGCGCCTGGTTCGTCCTCGCGCTCCGGCTCATGATGGGATTTGCGTTCCTCTATGCCGGGCTCGACAAACTGCTCGGCGCGGAACCCTTTAGCGCCCAAGGTTATCTCCTCGGGGCGGTCCCGGCCAACGGCGGCCCGCTCGTCGACCTGTTCGTCTGGATGGGCGAGACGGGCTGGATGCTCACGATCCTCGACATCGCCGTCCCGTTCGGTCAGGTCGCGATCGGGCTCGGGCTCCTCGTGGGTGCGTTCACCCGTCTGGCAGCGTTCTTCGGGGCGTTCATGATGGTGATGTTCTACTTCGCCAACTGGGACGTCGCTCACGGCCTGATCAACGGTGACTTCGCGTACATGCTCGTGTTCCTCGCCGTGGCGGCCTTCGGCGCCGGCCGGATCCTCGGGCTCGACGCGATCATCGAACGCTACGAGATCGACGGAACGCCCCTGATCGAGAAGTACCCCAAACTCGATTACGTCCTCGGGTGA
- a CDS encoding GlcG/HbpS family heme-binding protein — METLTLADAKEMIDAAETESDEIGVPMCIAVVDAGANLLGFHRVDDALLASISIAQNKAYSSVAMKMPTEDIGEAAQPGEPLYGIETTDDGRIVTFGGGFPVESDGSVIGAIGVSGGSPDEDMTVARAGLDAIN, encoded by the coding sequence ATGGAGACGCTAACACTCGCCGACGCAAAGGAAATGATCGACGCAGCGGAGACCGAATCCGACGAGATCGGGGTGCCGATGTGCATCGCGGTCGTCGATGCCGGTGCGAACCTTCTTGGCTTTCACCGTGTCGACGATGCCCTGCTTGCGAGCATCTCGATCGCGCAGAACAAGGCGTACAGTTCGGTGGCAATGAAGATGCCGACGGAAGACATCGGCGAGGCCGCCCAACCCGGAGAGCCTCTCTATGGGATCGAGACCACTGACGACGGTCGCATCGTCACGTTCGGCGGCGGGTTCCCGGTCGAATCCGATGGCAGCGTGATCGGCGCGATCGGCGTCAGTGGCGGCTCGCCCGACGAGGACATGACCGTCGCGCGTGCCGGCCTCGACGCGATCAACTGA
- a CDS encoding glutamate-cysteine ligase family protein, with product MQLSLELEYWTVDTTGALAPAQPVIERIDAIDAESADPMLEVVTEPCDDVAELQAEVTERLCEVLAVAHEEDRRLVPLATPLCAESIDTSECPRTRIQRRVLGEEFGNATRCAGTHLHIDQISGSETDQLNLLTALDPAFALVASSSHDRGEYVAGCARSAIYRRGCYGDHPELGRLWPYAGSVDEWEDRIDRTFDRFRRQALATDVDPATFDDHFAPEDSLWTPIRLRETFGTIEWRAPDVTLPVETLQLVRDVRDAMDRVVDRGLEIGHRPGIAGERVTIPEFDRLGRHVRTAMDSGIESPAVGGYLEAMGFDPTDYDPVAREFDGVTSLSTTDAERLRLRYADRLEREVDALATEREAGRPAVSHTKDLRRVSPLRGRIS from the coding sequence ATGCAACTGAGTCTCGAACTCGAATACTGGACGGTCGATACGACGGGTGCGCTTGCACCCGCACAGCCGGTCATCGAGCGGATCGACGCTATCGACGCCGAAAGCGCCGATCCCATGCTGGAAGTCGTCACCGAGCCGTGCGACGACGTCGCAGAACTCCAAGCGGAGGTCACGGAGCGACTCTGCGAGGTGCTGGCGGTCGCCCACGAGGAAGACCGCCGTCTCGTCCCGCTCGCCACGCCGCTCTGTGCCGAGTCGATCGATACCAGCGAGTGTCCGCGAACCCGGATCCAGCGACGGGTGCTCGGCGAGGAGTTTGGAAACGCCACGCGCTGTGCGGGCACCCACCTCCACATCGATCAGATCTCCGGTTCCGAAACGGACCAGTTGAACCTGCTGACGGCGCTGGATCCCGCCTTCGCGCTCGTCGCGAGTTCCTCCCACGACCGGGGCGAGTACGTCGCCGGGTGTGCCCGGTCGGCGATCTATCGGCGGGGGTGTTACGGCGACCATCCCGAGCTGGGTCGGCTGTGGCCCTACGCCGGATCCGTCGACGAATGGGAGGACCGGATCGACCGCACGTTCGATCGGTTCCGCCGGCAAGCGCTGGCAACGGACGTCGACCCGGCGACGTTCGACGACCACTTCGCGCCCGAGGATTCACTTTGGACGCCGATCCGGCTCCGTGAGACGTTCGGGACGATCGAGTGGCGCGCCCCGGACGTGACGCTCCCCGTCGAGACGTTACAGCTCGTCAGGGACGTTCGGGACGCGATGGATCGGGTCGTCGACCGCGGCCTCGAGATCGGCCACCGGCCCGGGATCGCGGGCGAGCGCGTGACGATCCCGGAGTTCGACCGGCTCGGGCGCCACGTCCGGACGGCCATGGACTCAGGCATCGAATCGCCTGCAGTCGGCGGCTATCTGGAGGCGATGGGGTTCGACCCTACGGACTACGATCCGGTCGCACGGGAGTTCGACGGCGTAACGTCCCTCTCGACGACCGATGCCGAGCGGCTTCGACTCCGCTACGCCGACCGGCTCGAACGCGAGGTCGACGCACTCGCCACCGAACGGGAGGCAGGACGACCGGCGGTATCCCACACGAAAGACCTGCGCCGCGTCTCGCCGCTTCGCGGTCGCATCAGCTGA
- a CDS encoding diol dehydratase reactivase subunit alpha, translating into MEYIAGVDIGNSSTEVALVRNNDGYEFVATSLFRTTGLKGTVKNVPGVVNALERAAETAGISVDEIDRILLNEAAPVIGDVAMETITETVITESTMIGHDPSTPGGAGLGTGTVVEITTDRDTLTDEPSVIVVVPATVDFADAAGTINEWVEQGIDIQGAIVQKDDAVLINNRIDREIPIVDEVGKIEEIPRGQPAAVEVATGGSGQTIDQLSNPYGLATLFELSSEETQKIIPVSRALVGNKSAVVIKTPAGDVEERTIPAGSLTVIGEGGNSVSIDIDQGADEIMAHVEEHWPIADIRGERGSNIGGMLSRAREQMGEVTGQELSEINIRDIMAVDTLVPQKVEGSVASEHSMETAVGLAAMVKTSELPMQQIADEVEDRLETAVTIQGIEANMAILGSLTTPGTDVPFAILDMGGGSTDAAYINETNEITSTHLAGAGDMVTMLIASELGVDRELAEGLKKYPVAKVETLFSIRHEDGTVTFLDEAVDSETFGRVVLLKDDGSLEPVGLDESVETVRRTRRQAKEKVFVTNAKRALRRISPTESTRYHSFVVMVGRSALDFEIPEMISDALAEYGIVCGRGNIRSTTGPRNAVATGLCLSYVGDRTEFDVTVPDGLAKSVGTTEIVGDSRS; encoded by the coding sequence ATGGAGTATATCGCAGGCGTAGATATTGGCAATTCGAGCACCGAGGTCGCACTGGTTCGGAACAACGACGGCTACGAGTTCGTCGCGACCAGCCTCTTTCGAACAACCGGGCTGAAAGGGACCGTAAAGAACGTTCCGGGGGTCGTAAATGCCCTCGAACGGGCGGCCGAGACGGCAGGCATTTCGGTCGACGAGATCGACCGGATCCTCCTCAACGAAGCCGCACCGGTTATCGGGGACGTCGCGATGGAGACGATTACCGAGACCGTGATCACGGAATCGACGATGATCGGCCACGATCCATCGACACCGGGCGGAGCCGGGCTCGGAACCGGGACGGTCGTGGAGATAACCACGGATCGCGACACACTCACGGACGAACCGTCGGTCATCGTCGTCGTGCCGGCGACAGTCGACTTCGCGGACGCCGCAGGGACGATCAACGAGTGGGTCGAGCAGGGGATCGACATTCAGGGAGCGATCGTCCAGAAGGACGACGCGGTCCTGATCAACAACCGCATTGACCGGGAGATCCCCATCGTCGATGAAGTCGGCAAGATCGAGGAGATCCCCCGCGGGCAACCGGCCGCCGTCGAGGTCGCGACGGGCGGCTCGGGACAGACGATCGACCAGCTCTCGAACCCCTACGGTCTTGCGACGCTGTTCGAGCTCTCATCCGAGGAAACCCAGAAGATCATCCCCGTCTCGCGGGCCCTCGTCGGGAACAAATCCGCGGTCGTCATCAAAACACCGGCTGGTGACGTCGAAGAGCGGACGATCCCGGCAGGCTCGCTGACCGTCATCGGTGAAGGAGGCAATTCGGTGTCGATTGATATCGATCAGGGTGCCGACGAGATCATGGCCCACGTCGAGGAACACTGGCCGATCGCGGACATCAGGGGCGAGCGGGGCTCGAACATCGGCGGGATGCTGAGCCGGGCGCGCGAACAGATGGGTGAGGTGACCGGCCAGGAACTCTCGGAGATCAACATTCGGGACATCATGGCGGTCGATACGCTCGTCCCACAGAAAGTCGAGGGTTCGGTCGCGAGCGAACACAGCATGGAGACCGCCGTTGGGCTGGCGGCGATGGTCAAAACGAGCGAGCTTCCCATGCAACAGATCGCCGACGAGGTCGAAGACCGGTTGGAAACGGCGGTCACCATTCAGGGTATCGAGGCGAACATGGCGATCCTGGGGTCGCTCACGACGCCGGGAACGGACGTCCCCTTTGCCATTCTGGATATGGGCGGGGGCTCGACCGATGCGGCGTACATCAACGAGACGAACGAGATCACGTCGACCCATCTGGCCGGGGCGGGCGATATGGTGACGATGCTGATCGCCTCGGAGCTCGGGGTCGATCGGGAACTCGCCGAAGGGCTCAAGAAATATCCCGTCGCGAAGGTGGAGACGCTGTTCAGTATCCGCCACGAGGACGGCACGGTCACGTTTCTCGATGAGGCGGTCGATTCGGAGACGTTCGGACGGGTCGTCCTCCTCAAGGACGACGGTTCACTGGAACCGGTCGGTCTCGACGAGTCCGTCGAGACGGTTCGACGGACCAGACGCCAGGCCAAAGAGAAGGTGTTCGTCACGAACGCCAAGCGCGCACTCCGACGGATCTCGCCGACGGAGAGCACGCGATACCACTCCTTTGTCGTGATGGTCGGTCGGTCGGCATTGGACTTCGAGATCCCGGAGATGATCTCGGATGCGCTCGCCGAGTACGGCATCGTCTGCGGGCGCGGGAACATCCGCAGCACGACCGGGCCACGAAACGCAGTCGCGACCGGACTCTGTCTGTCCTACGTCGGGGATCGAACGGAGTTCGACGTGACCGTCCCCGACGGGCTCGCGAAATCCGTCGGAACGACCGAAATCGTCGGGGATAGTCGCTCATGA
- a CDS encoding magnesium transporter produces MVEELAAVQQTLATSSTPGDEFQALSLSRQREVFFQLPETTQQRVVDDLSQQHLHRFVRHLDPDEATDVLAFAEEDRQEAILRRLNDDRRERIEFLLEFDPESAAGLMHLDYVTVDSRSSFETVTQRVRRYEDRTGRFPTIFVMKHGRLVGELPGQALAMATFDSEAITDYVRDTPTTSFDDDQEDVLEVFRTNPESRVAVLDPEDGQDTILGVIYAEDLLRVVEEQTGQTLYEFTGVTEEESILDGPLSKVRNRYKWLIVNLGTAFLAAAVVGLFEDTIAAFTLLAVYMPVVAGMGGNAGTQSMAVTVRGLAFGQVSLPTGGRAILNEVIAGAANGTITGLLVAAIATVFNQSPLLGLVLGIAMVFNLVIAGFFGTIIPLVLDRLEIDPATSATIFITTATDVLGFFVFLGLAQVILGI; encoded by the coding sequence ATGGTCGAGGAACTAGCTGCCGTTCAGCAGACCCTGGCGACCTCCTCCACGCCGGGGGACGAATTCCAGGCCCTGTCGCTTTCGCGCCAACGGGAGGTCTTCTTCCAGCTCCCCGAGACGACCCAACAGCGGGTCGTCGACGATCTCTCCCAGCAGCACCTGCACCGCTTCGTCCGACATCTCGATCCCGACGAGGCGACCGACGTGCTGGCGTTCGCCGAGGAGGACCGCCAGGAGGCGATCCTCCGTCGGCTCAACGACGACCGGCGGGAGCGCATCGAGTTTCTCCTCGAGTTCGACCCCGAGAGCGCCGCGGGGCTCATGCACCTCGATTACGTCACCGTTGACAGCCGGAGTAGCTTCGAGACGGTGACCCAACGCGTTCGGCGCTACGAGGACCGGACGGGCCGGTTTCCCACGATCTTCGTGATGAAACACGGGCGACTGGTCGGCGAGCTACCCGGGCAGGCGCTGGCGATGGCCACGTTCGATTCCGAGGCGATCACCGACTACGTCAGGGATACGCCGACGACGAGTTTCGACGACGACCAGGAGGACGTCCTCGAGGTCTTTCGTACGAACCCCGAAAGCCGGGTCGCGGTGCTCGACCCCGAGGACGGCCAGGACACGATTCTGGGCGTCATCTACGCGGAGGACCTCCTTCGGGTCGTCGAGGAACAGACCGGTCAGACCCTCTATGAGTTCACGGGCGTTACCGAGGAAGAAAGCATCCTCGACGGGCCGCTCTCGAAGGTCCGCAACCGCTACAAGTGGCTGATCGTCAACCTCGGGACGGCGTTTCTGGCCGCCGCCGTCGTGGGGCTGTTCGAGGATACGATCGCCGCGTTCACGCTGCTGGCCGTCTACATGCCCGTCGTCGCCGGGATGGGTGGGAACGCCGGTACGCAGTCGATGGCCGTGACGGTTCGTGGCCTCGCGTTCGGCCAGGTGTCGCTGCCGACCGGCGGTCGCGCGATCCTCAACGAGGTCATTGCCGGGGCTGCAAACGGGACGATCACCGGCCTCCTCGTCGCCGCGATCGCGACGGTGTTCAACCAGAGTCCGCTGTTGGGGCTGGTCCTCGGTATCGCGATGGTGTTCAACCTCGTCATCGCTGGGTTTTTCGGCACGATCATCCCGCTCGTGCTCGATCGCCTCGAGATCGACCCCGCGACCTCCGCGACGATCTTCATCACGACCGCGACGGACGTCCTCGGGTTCTTCGTCTTCCTCGGGCTGGCGCAGGTGATCCTCGGTATCTGA
- a CDS encoding glycosyltransferase yields MTDPLVSVVVPTYDRLTMVRRAVRSVAAQTYSPVELIVVDDGSSTPIDGSELDVSAFSACRLRRHDHTRGGNAARATGIEAARGEYVAFLDDDDTWAPEKLERQVAAFDRVPADVGLVYTGVRQVDADGRTNAVRTPRIGGDVTERLLYWNFVGTFSAVMIRHAVIERIGLPDDRFPSWQDWEFYLRISRTYRFGAVPEPLVVRHNRTDDQISRDYTRKRDVTVPLFESTFEPLAMEYGSGCWRRVRARLRYQLGRSALRAERYDEARRQFLRAVRISPTEFAVYPYLLASLGGARTYEPLQQAKRRLVRWRDG; encoded by the coding sequence GTGACCGACCCGCTGGTGAGCGTCGTCGTCCCGACGTACGACCGGCTCACGATGGTACGCCGGGCGGTCCGCAGCGTCGCTGCCCAGACCTACTCGCCCGTCGAGCTGATCGTCGTCGACGACGGCTCGTCGACCCCGATCGACGGTTCGGAGCTCGATGTCTCGGCCTTCAGCGCCTGCCGGCTCCGCCGCCACGATCACACTCGTGGGGGGAACGCCGCCCGCGCCACGGGCATCGAGGCCGCCCGTGGGGAGTATGTTGCCTTCCTCGACGACGACGATACGTGGGCACCCGAAAAGCTCGAGCGTCAGGTCGCCGCGTTCGATCGGGTCCCGGCCGACGTCGGCCTCGTCTATACCGGCGTCCGGCAGGTCGACGCCGACGGCCGGACTAACGCGGTTCGTACCCCTCGAATCGGCGGGGACGTGACCGAGCGCCTGCTGTACTGGAACTTCGTCGGGACGTTTTCGGCCGTGATGATCCGCCACGCCGTGATCGAGCGGATCGGGCTCCCCGACGATCGGTTCCCGAGCTGGCAGGACTGGGAGTTCTACCTGCGGATCTCGAGGACGTATCGCTTCGGCGCCGTTCCCGAACCGCTCGTGGTCCGCCACAACCGTACGGACGATCAGATCAGCCGGGACTACACCCGGAAACGCGACGTGACGGTCCCGCTGTTCGAATCGACGTTCGAACCGCTCGCGATGGAGTACGGGTCGGGGTGCTGGCGGCGGGTTCGAGCCCGCCTTCGCTACCAGCTCGGCCGCTCGGCGCTTCGGGCCGAACGCTACGACGAGGCCCGCCGCCAGTTCCTCCGGGCGGTCCGGATCTCCCCCACCGAGTTCGCCGTTTACCCGTATCTCCTGGCGAGCCTCGGCGGCGCGCGGACGTACGAGCCCCTCCAGCAGGCAAAGCGCCGTCTCGTGCGGTGGCGCGACGGCTGA